ccatcgtactcgaacgatagtgaattgctacagtaaaaattgactttgctacagtaactgtgctacagtaaaacagtatttcaaaataaataaaaatatatgtatatgtatatgtatatactacgagacgatgatttatagaagcaaataaccaaaacacttaattgattaaagctacacttagagtgacatagttatcaatgattaagtttatattttgacaaacgtacgagtcacgaaacgaaaagtactagttttttcagcgtacgaaagggcgttcgaaaaaccggaaccgggacataagtcgagtgacaacgtacgacttatcggaacaaaaattacaagtcaactatgcatgtgaatttaatataatatataattaattatataaattaaatatattatatttataattaaaaaatatgtcgacaaactagaagttaaaagatcatgagctggaaatccatcccattcgatcgcatggaaaatggtcttggaggccatgcgatcgcatggcagtcctggacaggccacacctataaaagctcgagatatctgcctctgttttgatttaaaattactccgtaagtaattatttatttattttattattattattattattgttattattattattattattattattattattattaagattaatattattattaatcttaatattattagtagtaatattattaattagtattatacataaaatactacgacgaggtcatgagcgtatcactttcaaaatagttttatgagcgggataaagctaaggaaattatgggttattgccaaggaggttatgggtaatgttagggggtatatttgtgaatcaaatctagtgtttatcatctccgttacgtctacgtaccttcctacaatattaaatcaaaatattgatatgtaagcatttatatcttatctattatatattaataatgtatccatgtctagtgctcgaatatatatttatacatacttgtatactaaatttcgtcgttaaacaatttataatgaatcacgaattaaatacatatattactggtaaaaggtatatgatatacatgttttcggaaagctggcgaaaaatcaataacttttcatttagatatcgaatatattcgatgaacggattaaaagatatgatcaactgaattatgatttacgttaattaaaattgcttttgaatctgcaattaagatttaaacaacttgtttacgagattgataaattggatttttgaatattaccaaccgagtaaatgaatccttatataaggtacgtttcgttttgttaaacaactgtcaaaattgactttttgaaacgactttggataacttttgtatgtcgatctcgagcattaggattgtgatacactatgacctgacctagcttgatagacatttattgaccaacatatgttctctaggttgagatctacggttatttggtaattcgagtttcgatcacattttggtgaacgactttatatgctgctaaggtgagtttcataagatcccttttaatctctacatttttgggctgagaatacatgcaaatgctttattaaccgatatacaatatttatatgcgtgagttttatatGCTTCCTTTTTAatagcttttgcaatctatatttttggactgagaatacatgcactttattttaaacacaatggatacaagtacatactaaattctacactgagtttgaaccgaaaatcccttagctttggtaactgttaactgccagttataagaactggtgggcgcgagttgcagtatatggatccatagggcttgatatccccgtccgagctagagcactagccttttaacggacgtatgctatttgagaaacgtacacgctggtttgcgtgtattattaagatgattatacaaagggtacaaattatatatacgttaagtttagttaccagggtgctcaatttcgtagaatattttgataaacgtttctggatgaaacaactgaaatcttgtgatccacctttatatacagattatacgaaacattaaaactatgaactcaccaacctttgtgttgacacttgttagcatgtttattctcaggtttcctagaagtcttccgctgtttgcttagatgttagacaagctatgtgcatggagtcttacatgacatatttttcaaggaaacgtggcattcaccaaatcatcaccatgtatcttattttgactgcattgtcaacgaaagtactgttgtaaactattatttatggtgattgtctatatgtagaaatcatcagatgtcgaaaacctttgatttaaatattcatttatggtgtgccttttcaaaagaatgcaatgtttataaaacgtatcatatagaggtcaaataccttgcaatgaaatcaatgaatgacgtgttcgtccatatggatttggagcgatcgtcacaagtatTCACTTTATTCTCATACTTGCTACGACTTGATTACACCATTATTTTGTACATTGTCTAAATTATTGTTTTGGTTTACTGTACAGTCATTTTGTAACATTATTAATTTGTATCACCCATTTTTGTCTTATATTTCACTAACGAATGATTGTTTTTTCGAATACAATTTTGTTACTTCTACAAAAACTTTATAGTCTTCTATTTTAAAACCCTGCGAAGTCGCGGGTTATTaactagttattattatattatacctatatactaaaatGCGTGGCGGATTTCGTCGTTTCAGTTATTTgatattgtcgttttgagtttgtgtTCACACTACAAACGGCCTCTCAAATTCGtctcaatttacacaacggtccctcaactatacacttttttcagggtagaaagcgtaaatatataattttattaagggttaaagccaaaaataagctacaaacttacacaaatgtaccgatgtcgcccacaaacttatTTTCGTCCtaatgtcgcctacaaacttataaaaaatgtgctgatgTTAAGATTTCGTTActggttacctgctgaaccggtaaagttaattatttaactttttttattcattttatatgtcccgatgtcgcccatatacttttagttgtgtcccgatgtcgcccatatactttcagttgtgtcccgatgtcgcccatatactttgtTCTGTTTCGATGTAgcaccgacgtgtcatgactatttagaagccacgtaatcaaccattttggttgacagttaaaaaaagtattttgtttatattagcacattttttataagttcgTAGGCgatagtaggacggaaatgagtttgtgggcgacatcggcacatttgtgtaagtttgtagcctatttttgactttaacccttttattaaaataaaagaaaccaaTTCCACctgaatttttaacgggccctatcttctcgctcggtgcgagttaaatttttctgaaatcactgttcaactcgaaaaaatctaacgaacacaacgagagtaactacgcgcgaaacggacatcgttaaaaaaacactaaatatttcgagctatatttgatacatatacatacacgtacgacaaacaactcaacctattagatatattaggtatcAAAAAACATATATCTAAATTCCACCGCGCATTGAATACAATGACGCGCATTGAATACAAATGCAGCAAACGCGCTGTTGAAAATAACATCACCTACAAACCATCTTAAGCCACCCTAAACTCTTACACAAAAGTATGCTTTCACCCGTGTTTCACCAACTCTCGCCTCACTTTTGCTTTACAATCGATTTGTGAACTGATTTTGATTCAAGCATTAATTGTTGTTTTGATCGAGATTAAGGGTTGGATAGCTGCACTTTAAGTTATAAAATCATTTCGCGACATTATAATCGTTCAGTTTTAAGCCTAGATACGAAACGTGTTTTCCATTTGTATTGCTGTTACCTGTTACCGCTCTTTTCAACCATGGATATAGACGAAAatgaaaaccctaaccctaaccctaaccctaattccaCCACTACACCATCAGACACCGGCGTTCACATTCCGCCAATTGAACCTACAATTCAACCACTGTCAACCCCAATCCTACCACCAATTGCTCCGATTCCTCGTCCACTAGCCCCAATTCCAACAGTTCGTGCACAAAATGGCGACACAGTTGCTAAATCGGATGAAGAAGATGACGATTCAGCACCGGAGTACGAGATCTCAGAAGAAAGCAGGCTGTTTAGGGAGAAACAAGAGAAAGCTAAGCAGGATTTTTTGATGAAACAAAAAGCTAAAGCACTCGCAGTACCGACTAACGATAAGGCGGTGCGGTCCCGCCTGCGACGGTTAGGTGAACCGGTTACTTTATTTGGAGAAAGAGAAATGGAGAGGAGGGATAGGTTGAGGATGCTAATGGCCAAACTTGATTCTGAAGGACAATTGGATAAGTTAATGAAGGTTTTAGAGGAAGAAGAAGCTGCAACGAATGCCGTTGCAacggatgatggtggtggtggtggtgaagatGAAGGTGAAGCTGTTCAGTATCCGTTTTATACGGAGGGGTCTACAGCTTTGTTGAAAGCGCGGTACGCCATTGCGAAAGATTCGGTTGTGAAAGCTGCGTTGAGGTTAGAACGGGCTAGGAGAAAGAGGGATGATCCTGATGAAGATATGGATGCTGAGATTAATTGGGCGTTGGAGAACGCGGTTAGTTTTGGGTTGGATTGTAGTGAGATTGGTGATGATCGGCCTCTTTCAGGGTGTTCGTTTTCGTGCGATGGAAAGTTTCTTGCTACATGGTAAGTTTTCTTACTTTGAATGCATTTTTATACGTGTGGATATATTTGTAACATCTTAAAAGTTTGTAACATTCAAGTGTTTTGTCTTTAGTGCATGAATTAAGATGTTAGATGAACTGTGTTACTTTTGTTAGGATGCATGGTCAACACTAGTCAAATAAGAACTGGACCGTATTATATGAAGGTGTTGCAAAGGACATAGAGAATAGCAATAGCAATCAGAAATATATGTCAGTTTTAAATAAGCTGTTGGGTGTATGTATGCCAGGCAATTGGGTTGGGTTTGGGTCAGATTTTGGGTCCAAATGAGTTGGTTTCGTAGGCACTTTGAAATGTGTTTGGTCGGGTTCGGTCGAAACCCGTTTTACCAGGTACAGTTTGAAAGCAGTTAACTGCACGAATACTATTATGATTTGCTAACTTCACTATTTTGTCTCATCTTTTTTGAGTAATCCATTTCTTAAAATTGACTATGTAATTCAGTATTGTATACAAATACTGTCAGGATTATGTTTGTTCAATATCTTACAACTGATATATGTCCGTGCTACTATAGATACAAGTTCATATGATTTCTTTTGGTTCAATTAACAAATGTACTCTACTTAAAATGTAATGCAACTGAAGACTGTTTTATTCACACGCATGGAAACAGAAAATTTGGTAATGAAAGAAGCAAACAGGTCCGCGCAATGTTATGATTAAGATTTGGGATCATTAACCAAATATGAACATTGTTTTAAGCTTAAAATTTTTGTTATGATTAAGAAGAGTGAAGACTACAAACAACAACGATACAGTTTATACACAAATGCATATATAACATAGCAAGGCAATCATGCTTGTATTTCACTTATTTCAATTCGTCATGAATCAGCTACTTGAATCAAATATGACTTTGATTATGTAACAAACAAAAATGAAGAATGTAAGGAAGCAAGCAAAGTATACATTCCAACACATAGAGTAGTATTTTATAAATTCTACGATGTATGGATTGCTTCTTCAACTAGTGATAAGATTTAGAATCTTAATGTAATTGGTTTATGTTGTTAATGCCCTTACCTTTTTTTAGTTATTAAAGTTTAGCGTATAGTGGTGGCTAGTTTACATTATATGATTCTTAAACAATTTATTTATGTTTATCTTGTTGATTTCCAGCAACTCTTAGATACATATTTTTAGACTTGCATCATTTTACTGTTACCCAATCCCCATTTATCCTATCCGACTATTAACTTACCATCATTTTACCGTTCTCATATGTGATTTTGTGTTGTTTCCTGGTCAGTTCGTTAACTGGAGTTGCTAAGATATGGAGCATGCCAGGTGTAAAGATCGTATCTTTATTAAAGGGTCATACAGAACGAGCAACCGATGTTTCATTTTCTCAGACAAATAATCAAATAGCAACTGCATCTGCTGATCGCACTGCAAAATTGTGGAACATTGAAGGAACACTGTTGAATACATACAAGGGTCATTTGGACCGTTTAGCTCGTGTTGCTTTTCATCCTTCAGGGAATTATTTGGGTACAACTAGCTATGATAAGACTTGGAGATTATGGGATACAGAGACCGGTGATGAGTTGCTCCTACAAGAAGGTCATAGCCGAAGTGTGTATGGGTTAGCTTTTCATCCAGATGGCTCATTAGCAGCCTCTTGTGGGCTCGATGCACTTGCTCGTGTGTGGGACCTACGGTCTGGGAGAAGCATTCTTTCCTTGGAAGGTCATGTGAAGCCGGTGAGTCATTTAATTCGACCCATTTGACCTGTTTAAGATATATCACAAttatacctggcaattgagacttatactctcaaatttgggtcaaatgggtcaagctttcgggtcaattgggtcttgaaTAAAATTAAGCCTGCAATGTAAACCAAAACTTAAAAAGAGGTCCAATGAGTTTTTCTTCAACTTATTGGgtcttatacaaaatataaaagaacGGATCAAATGGGTATCAAATCCTAAAGCTCAATAAATAGAGACAGCTCTAATGggtcttgtgaatgggtcaaatgggtcgagcatAACAAATTTTATCTATCAATTATTTATGAAAGCATTAatggttatatcatttattatgtatattaatattttaatattttcttatatatataataaaaatattaatattaataactaaaacaATACAGTAAAATTTCTACctgtttgacccatgacccatttcaacccaaaaccgttttgactggttacccaaaccgacccaatatGACCCGTTTGCTAGGTATAAAATTCACAATACAACTCAACCCATTAATAAGTGGAGGGGTGAAAgtgtcatttttttatttttttgtctatTATCCTCTTTTATTGAGCAAGCTAAGTGGTGATTATATGATTGTTAATATTTCAGGTTCTTGGTATTAGTTTTTCACCAAATGGGTATCATTTGGCAACAGGTGGTGAAGATAATACTTGTAGAATTTGGGATTTGAGGAAAAAGAAATCGTTGTATACTATTCCCGCCCATTCAAATCTGATTTCTCAAATTAAATTTGAGCCTCAAGAGGGATACTTTTTAGTAACTGCTTCTTATGATATGACTGCTAAGGTAAAATTCGTCTTCTAGTAATTTATCTTTTATCttctgttattatttattattaatgtacACACGAAGGTTAAATgtaattatttattattgatttatGTATCAGGTATGGTCATCCAGAGATTTCAAGCCCGTCAAGGTTCTTTCTGGCCACGAGGCTAAAGTTACAGCTGTTGATGTAGCTGCAGGTAACCTCCCAATCTTTGATCTACTTTatggacacacacacacacacacacacacatctgtCATTTTCTTAGGTAACTAGCTAGACTACCGAAGTCGTGAGTACAGTTGTACATTTTGATGCATGTGCTTATGAATTACCCGATTTGATGAAGAGCTAAAATATTTTGTTGAAGGTCAATAACATACGGGTCATATAGTATACAGACACTGCCTATAAAAATACAGAACACAAGCCTCAGCtatcaaaaacagaaaaatacaACACAGCAACATGGATTCTAAATGGgagaggtgatcctcacacaccaaattTTAATCCATCTACACCTTTTTAAACAAATTGACAAGTTTACcctttatattattttacataagtTACCCTTTAGTCTTGCCCCATTTTCCTTTATACCCTTACTACTAAACAGGACTCCATATTAGGTTACAGTAACCATTTAGAATAGTTTTGTTTTCCCCTTTACGCATAACGCCGGTGCCGGTTCCTGAAGTAGCTTCGTCTaaaatatgtataaaaaaaatTCTGGATATACAAAGCAGACAGAGTATTTGACATATTCTTAATAAGTTTTTCCCTCACAAAATATCAGTTCTTTTTGTGTAAGGAACAGAGGAGTCCGAAACAGCCGGTCCATTTCCAACACATAATGGCGACATGAGTGAACCCAAATCTTGACCAAGACCAGAGCCAAACCCAATTTAAGGTTCCGGAAATCTAACTACGTTACCTCAATGGCTTTTTTACATGAAAGTGACATTTTGTCAAGGAttctttaaaaaaattaaaaataatttgattttttattttttttttgtcatgaaaGATAATCGAAGTGTGATAAGATTAATGCTTGACGATATGGGTACAATTAATTTTAGTGATTTAAGTTGTGAGTGTGAATGGAATTAGAATTACAACACTTGATGGATTTCAACAACTAGAAACATAAATAAAGGTTAAAAAATATCAGGAAGGAAGCAAAGACTGAATATGAAATGCTTGAAGATAGAGAGATGAAAACAAAACCAAAAATGAGTGAGTATAGAATTCCGAATGTCAAATTGCGTTAAAATTAATGAGTTAAAACAGTGAGATAAAATTGATACTAATAAAAATGGTATATTTATTTTATCAAGCTTTAATAATAAAGTGTAGATGACTGTATTTCAATCTTCCATTGATCGTCTCTTTCAAAGAATTTTTCCCGGACCGAGTTCTGTTCGGTATGTTCAAAGAACTCTTTCAAAGTTTGCAACATGTGATGAGGCTGAATTCTGAAACTTTATTAGGCTTTGTTGCTATCTATGTCAAATATAGCcttttttttaatttctgtttcaGATACATCTCCAATCATAGCCGCCTTCTCCTTCCTCTTCCTCTTCCTCTTCCTCTTCCTccccctcctcctcctcctcctcctcctcctcctcctcctcctcctcctcctcctcctcctcctcctcctcctcttcctcttcttcctcctcttcttcctcctcttcttcctcttcttcttttGATAGTGAGTATATCCCCTAGATCATCAATAGGTTTCACTTGATCTTTGTTGCCTAGATTTTTTTTTGAATGTTGCACAAACTGCTCATGAACGTTTTCATTAAAATACCTATTGCCATGTTCATAATCATCACATATGCTATTTATTCTTTCTTGCTCTTAAAATTCCATGGAAATATGTTTTGCAGATGGGCAAAGTATTGCTACTGTTTCTCATGACAGGACAATAAAACTATGGTCTAGCCAAAATGCTGAAAAGGACAAAGCAGCAGCAATGGACTTTGATTAATACCAACCAACCTCCTTTACATTTGCTATCCAAGTATCTAACCTTCAGCAGCAGCCATGTATACAACAACGTACGTTGAGAGTAAAAGTTTAAAGGTATTTATTTACCTTGATGTCGAAAATATCAGTCTTTTTCTACCTACAAGTGGCCTGCCTTCTGTAATTCGTATTAGTTTGACATGAAAAATTTTGTGGCAACCGTATTATGAGTAGTAATGTTGATCCTAATTAAAACTTTACTCCAAGTAGTTGATGGTAGCAAATACGTGTTCTTTGCTGTTTATTTACCACAAGTAATGAACAATCAAAAGAGCAAGCATTAGCACTAGAGCATGCAATTTTAGTTTCATCTTGTTGCTGCCAACGCTGGTGTGTTTGGTTTATAGCCTTAGGGCATGTTTGCTGAGGAGCTTTTTGGAGCTTTTAGCTTTTTTAAAAAAGCTCCTAACTAATAAAAAGTCCCGTTTGGTTGAACAAGCTTAAAGCTTTTTGAGATTGGAAAAAGCTACTTTTTTAAACGCTACTCTTACCAGTGTttcatgttataattcagtaggcttataactacctttagtggtttgattcttgatgttataattcagtaggcttataactacctttagtgatttgattcttgattaagaatactaataatgaagtgtaagaacaaagatgataatggagagaaagaaagaaacactttgtaagtgtgagaaatggtgcaagtttaatgcttgcattcatggctatttatagcaaaaatatcacaagtttaggtaatacaataatattacttttgtgtatcaataattgactatccatatatatatatatatatatatatatatatatatatatatatatatatatatatatatatatatatatatatatattataatactcccccttggatagcaattttgtttgttgaagatcaactgtaagttactgcctcgttaaaaaccttgctaaagaaaacccagtgggaaaaactttagctaagggaaaaagagtgcagcatggagttgactccccctcaagtagacatcgcttcggttgttacatcttttgaacatgtctcatgccaatgttatgaacgtgtgttctgaaaatagcagttggaagtgctttcgtgaaaagatcagctgagtttttgctggattgaacatatctcatttcaatctcgttgtccttaatgagattttgagtgtatgagaagaatctaggaggtatgtgtttggttcggtcacttttgatatacccttctttcatctgtgctatgcaagctgcattatcttcatagataaatgttggacttttatcgcgttctagtccacaagaatcagtaatgatttgtgtcattgatctcaaccaaaaacattcccgagtagcttcatgtaatgcaatcacttcggcatgatttgatgatgtagcaacaagtgtttgtttttgagaacgccatgatattgcagtacctccatttaggaatacatatccagtttgagatttagctttatgtggatcagataaataacctgcatcagcataaccaaccaaatcttgttttgattcgttagaataaaataatcctaaatcagtagttcttcgaaggtatcgaaatatgtgtttgatcccattccagtgtcttttggtaggagcagagctgaaccttgccaacaaattaactgcaaaagaaatgtcaggtcttgtacaatttgtaagatacataagagctccaattgcactaagatatggtacttctggtccaagaatatcttcatgatcttcacatggacgaaatggatcagtttcaacattgagtgatctaacaaccataggagtgcttaatggttttgccttgtccatattgaaacgtttcagaatcttttcagtatatgttgtttaatgtacaagtaaaccattaggcatatgctcaatttgtaaaccaaggcaatacttggttttttcgagatctttcatttcaaattctttctttagaagttgaatggcttcatggatctctttatttgtacctatgatgttaagatcatcaacataaacagctatgatcacatatccggatgttgttttcttaatgaaaacacaaggacaagtaaggttatttgtataccctttgcttatcaagtaatcacttaatcggttataccacatacgtcccgattgttttaacccatataaagatctttgtaatttaatcgaatacatttctttgggttttgcatttgatgcttctggtaccttaaatccttcaggtatcttcatatatatatcactatcaagtgatccatatagataagcagtcacaacatccatgagatgcatttctaaatttttagaaactgccaggctgattaagtacctaaaagtaattgcatccataacaggggaataagtttcttcataatcaattcccggtctttgagaaaaaccttgagctacaagtctagctttataccttgtaacttcatttttctcatttctttttcggacaaaaatccatctgtatcctacaagtttcacatctttaggagtgagaatgatggatccgaaaacttttcttttattgagtgattctaattaagctcgtattgcttctttccattgagcccaatcatgtctattttgacattcaaccatagatgttggttctggatcatcatcattattcatgatgtcatatgcaacattaaatgaaaatttctcatcaagatttttcatttcatttcggttccataatatttttgaatatgcataattgattgcaatttctgtattgacatcatcaatctcctctgcagtaggagtactgatatgtggttcttcttgaacactttcttttacttcattatcagctgattttctttttcgaggatttttatcctttgaaccaattggtctttcacgtttctgacgtggcaaagattcatgagtgacgttattgccagcttttggaatttcaattcgagctggagt
The window above is part of the Rutidosis leptorrhynchoides isolate AG116_Rl617_1_P2 chromosome 1, CSIRO_AGI_Rlap_v1, whole genome shotgun sequence genome. Proteins encoded here:
- the LOC139865399 gene encoding U4/U6 small nuclear ribonucleoprotein PRP4-like protein, translating into MDIDENENPNPNPNPNSTTTPSDTGVHIPPIEPTIQPLSTPILPPIAPIPRPLAPIPTVRAQNGDTVAKSDEEDDDSAPEYEISEESRLFREKQEKAKQDFLMKQKAKALAVPTNDKAVRSRLRRLGEPVTLFGEREMERRDRLRMLMAKLDSEGQLDKLMKVLEEEEAATNAVATDDGGGGGEDEGEAVQYPFYTEGSTALLKARYAIAKDSVVKAALRLERARRKRDDPDEDMDAEINWALENAVSFGLDCSEIGDDRPLSGCSFSCDGKFLATCSLTGVAKIWSMPGVKIVSLLKGHTERATDVSFSQTNNQIATASADRTAKLWNIEGTLLNTYKGHLDRLARVAFHPSGNYLGTTSYDKTWRLWDTETGDELLLQEGHSRSVYGLAFHPDGSLAASCGLDALARVWDLRSGRSILSLEGHVKPVLGISFSPNGYHLATGGEDNTCRIWDLRKKKSLYTIPAHSNLISQIKFEPQEGYFLVTASYDMTAKVWSSRDFKPVKVLSGHEAKVTAVDVAADGQSIATVSHDRTIKLWSSQNAEKDKAAAMDFD